The Geothrix sp. genome window below encodes:
- the yvcK gene encoding uridine diphosphate-N-acetylglucosamine-binding protein YvcK has product MPSPPALHADQPLKVVALGGGTGLAALLRALKREAGRSREPWRLTGIVTVSDNGGSSGRLRDELGGLPPGDLRNCLAALTLEDSALSDLLNYRFKGEGSLAGHSLGNLMLWALADLTGDWVRAIRQLSSVLVTVGRLFPSTIMPVTLCAEDMAGVRYVGETAVGSCRPPLARLWLEPRGAEPLPEAILALLRADLVILSPGSLYSSTISNLLLPELQEAVAISRAPVLYVANLMTEPGETAGLDLEGHLSAISAFGRVQVSAVIANADPLPPDMLARYREEGGEPLTAPGDRILDIPIHRFPLLDPEAPLARHHPSLLNQAIRETLTRL; this is encoded by the coding sequence ATGCCCAGCCCCCCGGCCCTTCACGCCGACCAGCCTCTCAAGGTGGTGGCCCTGGGCGGTGGGACCGGCTTGGCCGCCCTGCTGCGGGCCCTGAAGCGCGAAGCGGGGCGCAGCCGGGAGCCCTGGCGGCTCACAGGCATCGTGACCGTCTCCGACAACGGGGGCTCCTCGGGGCGTCTCCGGGACGAACTGGGCGGCCTCCCCCCGGGCGACCTCCGTAACTGCCTGGCGGCCTTGACCCTGGAGGATTCGGCCCTGTCCGACCTCCTCAACTACCGTTTCAAGGGGGAGGGCAGCCTCGCGGGCCACTCCCTCGGCAACCTCATGCTCTGGGCCCTGGCGGACCTCACGGGCGATTGGGTGCGGGCCATCCGGCAGCTCTCGAGCGTCCTCGTCACCGTGGGCAGGCTCTTCCCCTCGACCATCATGCCCGTCACCCTCTGCGCCGAGGACATGGCGGGGGTGCGGTATGTGGGAGAGACCGCCGTGGGGTCCTGCCGCCCCCCCCTCGCCCGGCTCTGGCTGGAGCCCCGGGGCGCCGAACCCCTACCCGAGGCCATCCTGGCCCTCCTTCGCGCCGACCTGGTGATCCTGTCGCCAGGCAGCCTCTATTCCTCGACCATCTCCAACCTCCTGCTCCCGGAACTGCAGGAGGCCGTGGCCATCTCCCGGGCCCCGGTCCTCTATGTGGCCAACCTGATGACTGAGCCCGGCGAGACCGCCGGGCTGGATCTCGAAGGGCACCTCAGCGCGATCTCGGCTTTCGGCCGGGTCCAGGTCTCCGCCGTGATCGCCAACGCCGACCCCCTGCCGCCGGACATGCTCGCCCGCTACCGGGAGGAGGGCGGCGAGCCCCTGACCGCCCCCGGGGACCGCATCCTGGACATCCCGATCCACCGATTCCCCCTACTGGACCCGGAGGCCCCCCTGGCCCGGCATCACCCCAGCCTCCTGAACCAGGCCATCCGGGAGACCCTCACCCGACTTTGA
- a CDS encoding tetratricopeptide repeat protein, with amino-acid sequence MATKAKSESTPKSAPAPAPATAQHTPLAATFAKAVKLVDSGKHPEAVKALEALIQEAQAAGDWAVKRRAQVYLALSESKVHPAKAVAADPVTEIQACLNRRDTDEAIKMAEKALKSHPTAGSLHYLKAVAFAQAENAEASAESLKKAMELDADLVFQWHMEPDFNPIRKSPLFAFTEGR; translated from the coding sequence ATGGCGACGAAGGCTAAGTCAGAATCCACCCCCAAGTCCGCCCCGGCCCCCGCTCCGGCGACCGCTCAGCACACGCCCCTCGCGGCCACTTTCGCCAAAGCCGTGAAGCTCGTGGATTCAGGAAAGCATCCCGAGGCCGTGAAGGCCCTCGAGGCCCTGATCCAGGAGGCCCAGGCTGCCGGTGACTGGGCCGTGAAGCGCCGGGCGCAGGTCTACCTCGCCCTTTCGGAATCCAAGGTCCATCCCGCCAAGGCCGTCGCTGCGGACCCGGTCACGGAAATCCAGGCCTGCCTCAACCGCCGGGATACCGACGAAGCCATCAAGATGGCGGAGAAGGCCCTCAAGAGCCATCCCACCGCGGGCTCGCTGCATTACCTCAAGGCCGTGGCCTTCGCCCAGGCCGAGAATGCCGAAGCCTCCGCCGAAAGCCTGAAGAAGGCCATGGAACTCGATGCCGACCTGGTCTTCCAGTGGCACATGGAGCCGGACTTCAACCCGATCCGCAAGTCCCCCCTCTTCGCCTTCACCGAGGGCCGCTAG
- a CDS encoding ABC transporter permease, which produces MRGALLIAKKEFLELSKDRKTLFFAFVLPFLLYPAIFGMMAKMSKRDEAQNRNKASRIYVSDPSGALTGVLQGDPKRFELVPKPEGDLKQALRDQKLDLALEVAPGAATALEKHETFTVAVSVDESERTSEMALKRLREAMKGQEKAWVQARLQGLGASAQLAEPVKLEVKNAADTALEMGKVMGRLLPYLLMIMMYTGAMQHGIYATAGEKERHTLLSLMATRLPRNQIILGKLLYIFCMGVIAALLNLLSMGLSIPFMGGGSTGSMQAMAAIANPMTLGLTFLIMVPLGLFFSNFILLMGIQAKNTIEAGSAITPGIFLVVFLGVFTMAPGVDKMAFLSYVPVVNVCLALRKLFSQQFSWAEYLIAFAMTVGLAGIMTLVSTRVLNREKALFKA; this is translated from the coding sequence ATGCGCGGCGCCCTGCTCATCGCCAAGAAGGAGTTCCTGGAACTCTCGAAGGATCGCAAGACGCTGTTCTTCGCCTTCGTCCTGCCCTTCCTGCTCTACCCGGCCATCTTCGGCATGATGGCCAAGATGTCCAAGCGGGACGAGGCCCAGAACCGCAACAAGGCCAGCCGGATCTATGTCTCGGACCCCTCGGGCGCCCTCACCGGCGTGCTGCAGGGCGATCCGAAGCGTTTTGAGCTGGTGCCGAAGCCCGAGGGCGACCTGAAGCAGGCGCTCCGCGACCAGAAGCTGGATCTGGCCCTGGAGGTGGCTCCCGGCGCTGCCACGGCCCTGGAGAAACACGAGACTTTCACCGTCGCCGTCTCCGTGGACGAAAGCGAGCGCACCTCCGAGATGGCGCTCAAGCGCCTCCGCGAGGCCATGAAGGGCCAGGAGAAGGCCTGGGTCCAGGCGCGCCTCCAGGGGCTGGGGGCCTCGGCCCAGCTGGCCGAGCCCGTGAAGCTGGAGGTCAAGAACGCGGCGGACACGGCCCTGGAGATGGGCAAGGTCATGGGCCGGCTCCTGCCCTACCTGCTGATGATCATGATGTACACCGGCGCCATGCAGCACGGCATCTACGCCACCGCCGGCGAGAAGGAGCGGCACACGCTCCTGAGCCTCATGGCCACGCGGCTGCCGCGCAACCAGATCATCCTCGGGAAGCTGCTCTACATCTTCTGCATGGGGGTCATCGCGGCCCTGCTGAACCTGCTGAGCATGGGGCTCTCGATCCCCTTCATGGGCGGCGGCTCCACGGGCTCCATGCAGGCCATGGCGGCCATCGCCAACCCCATGACGCTCGGCCTCACCTTCCTGATCATGGTCCCCCTGGGCCTGTTCTTCTCGAACTTCATCCTGCTCATGGGCATCCAGGCCAAGAACACCATCGAGGCGGGCAGCGCCATCACACCGGGCATCTTCCTGGTGGTCTTCCTGGGCGTCTTCACCATGGCCCCGGGCGTGGACAAGATGGCCTTCCTGTCCTATGTGCCCGTGGTGAATGTCTGTCTGGCCCTCCGCAAACTTTTCAGCCAGCAGTTCAGCTGGGCGGAGTACCTGATCGCCTTCGCCATGACCGTAGGCCTGGCGGGCATCATGACCCTGGTTTCCACCCGGGTCCTGAACCGGGAGAAGGCGCTGTTCAAGGCCTGA